From a region of the Triticum aestivum cultivar Chinese Spring chromosome 7D, IWGSC CS RefSeq v2.1, whole genome shotgun sequence genome:
- the LOC123170816 gene encoding GDSL esterase/lipase At1g28580-like, whose product SDWLQMPSICGTQQRCKMYLAKSLFVFQLGENDYSIQLVNGSTVDEASKNIPRIVNTIISGVEKLMTLGAVDIVVSDIAPMGCFPFYLSMFESSNKSDYDKYGCLRNHNALFKRHNSFLQSSLPKLQKKHPRTRIMYADLASHIYQIVQDPRKFGFETALMSCCGKAGAPHRFDPFNLCGMNGSSVCHDPGSHLLWDGMHLSDTANRRIAEGWLSGPYCHPPILQ is encoded by the exons TCTGACTGGCTTCAAATGCCTTCAATCTGTGGAACACAGCAGC GTTGCAAGATGTATTTGGCCAAATCCCTGTTTGTGTTTCAGTTGGGGGAGAATGACTACAGCATCCAGCTGGTCAATGGATCCACAGTAGACGAGGCCAGCAAGAACATACCCAGAATAGTGAACACCATCATATCTGGTGTGGAG AAATTAATGACACTCGGCGCAGTTGACATTGTGGTGTCAGACATCGCTCCGATGGGTTGCTTTCCATTTTACCTGAGCATGTTCGAGAGCTCCAACAAAAGTGACTATGACAAGTACGGGTGCCTGAGAAACCACAACGCGTTGTTCAAAAGGCACAACTCTTTCCTCCAGAGCAGCCTCCCAAAGCTTCAAAAGAAGCATCCACGCACACGGATCATGTATGCCGACCTGGCAAGCCACATCTACCAAATAGTGCAAGATCCCAGAAAATTCG GCTTTGAGACCGCCCTCATGAGCTGTTGCGGAAAGGCCGGTGCACCGCATAGATTTGATCCATTCAACTTGTGCGGGATGAATGGCTCAAGCGTTTGCCATGACCCAGGGAGCCACCTCCTCTGGGATGGTATGCACCTGAGCGACACCGCTAACAGACGGATCGCCGAGGGCTGGCTCAGCGGCCCGTACTGCCACCCACCAATTCTGCAGTGA
- the LOC123168630 gene encoding GDSL esterase/lipase At5g45910-like isoform X1, which translates to MSIGITGVAAAALFSCCCLMVALPASAAAARGAVSGPRYNAVFNFGDSASDTGNTCTDGRPGPAGVVGIFTRLPYGVTYFGKPTCRCSDGRVDIDFLAQAFGLPFVPPSKAHREDFKQGANMAIIGGTVLDYTNSSLKFSAYDGSMNTQIDNFQQLLPSICGAQQNCEEYLAKSLFVFQMGENDYSIQLVNGSTVDEASKNIPRIVNTIIYGVEELIKLGAVDIVVSNIAPMGCFPLYLNMFESSNKSDYDKYGCLRNHNALFNRHNSFLRSSLSKLQMKHPHTRIMYADPASHIYQIVQDPRKFGFETALMSCCGKSGAPYRFDLFTMCGMDGSSVCHDPGSHLLWDGMHLSDTANGRIAEGWLSGPYCHPPILQ; encoded by the exons ATGAGCATAGGCATCACGGGAGTTGCGGCGGCCGCTCTCTTCTCATGTTGCTGCCTGATGGTTGCACTTCCAGCTAGCGCTGCCGCGGCCAGGGGTGCCGTCAGTGGACCGCGGTACAACGCCGTCTTCAACTTCGGCGACTCGGCTTCCGACACCGGCAACACATGCACTGATGGCCGGCCGGGGCCTGCCGGCGTGGTGGGCATTTTCACCCGGCTGCCCTACGGTGTCACCTATTTCGGGAAGCCCACTTGCCGGTGCAGCGATGGCCGGGTCGACATCGACTTCCTGG CGCAAGCGTTCGGGCTGCCGTTCGTCCCGCCATCCAAGGCGCACCGCGAGGACTTCAAGCAAGGCGCGAACATGGCCATCATCGGCGGCACCGTACTTGACTACACCAACTCCAGCCTCAAGTTCAGTGCCTACGACGGCTCCATGAACACCCAGATCGACAATTTCCAACAATTGTTGCCTTCAATCTGTGGAGCACAGCAGA ATTGCGAGGAATATTTGGCGAAGTCCCTGTTTGTGTTTCAGATGGGGGAGAATGACTACAGCATTCAGCTGGTGAATGGATCCACGGTAGATGAGGCCAGCAAGAACATACCCAGAATAGTTAACACCATCATATACGGTGTAGAG GAATTAATCAAACTCGGCGCAGTTGACATTGTGGTGTCAAACATTGCTCCGATGGGATGCTTTCCATTGTACCTGAACATGTTCGAGAGCTCCAACAAAAGTGACTATGACAAGTACGGGTGCTTGAGAAACCATAATGCCTTGTTCAATAGGCACAATTCTTTCCTTCGGAGTAGCCTCTCAAAGCTTCAAATGAAGCATCCACACACAAGGATCATGTATGCCGACCCTGCGAGTCACATCTACCAAATAGTGCAAGATCCCAGAAAATTCG GCTTTGAGACCGCCCTCATGAGCTGTTGCGGAAAGAGCGGTGCACCGTACAGATTCGATCTGTTCACCATGTGCGGGATGGATGGCTCGAGTGTTTGCCATGACCCGGGGAGCCACCTCCTCTGGGATGGTATGCACCTGAGCGACACCGCTAACGGACGGATCGCAGAGGGCTGGCTCAGCGGCCCGTACTGCCACCCACCGATTCTGCAGTGA
- the LOC123168630 gene encoding GDSL esterase/lipase At5g45910-like isoform X2, whose protein sequence is MSIGITGVAAAALFSCCCLMVALPASAAAARGAVSGPRYNAVFNFGDSASDTGNTCTDGRPGPAGVVGIFTRLPYGVTYFGKPTCRCSDGRVDIDFLAQAFGLPFVPPSKAHREDFKQGANMAIIGGTVLDYTNSSLKFSAYDGSMNTQIDNFQQLLPSICGAQQNCEEYLAKSLFVFQMGENDYSIQLVNGSTVDEASKNIPRIVNTIIYGVEELIKLGAVDIVVSNIAPMGCFPLYLNMFESSNKSDYDKYGCLRNHNALFNRHNSFLRSSLSKLQMKHPHTRIMYADPASHIYQIVQDPRKFD, encoded by the exons ATGAGCATAGGCATCACGGGAGTTGCGGCGGCCGCTCTCTTCTCATGTTGCTGCCTGATGGTTGCACTTCCAGCTAGCGCTGCCGCGGCCAGGGGTGCCGTCAGTGGACCGCGGTACAACGCCGTCTTCAACTTCGGCGACTCGGCTTCCGACACCGGCAACACATGCACTGATGGCCGGCCGGGGCCTGCCGGCGTGGTGGGCATTTTCACCCGGCTGCCCTACGGTGTCACCTATTTCGGGAAGCCCACTTGCCGGTGCAGCGATGGCCGGGTCGACATCGACTTCCTGG CGCAAGCGTTCGGGCTGCCGTTCGTCCCGCCATCCAAGGCGCACCGCGAGGACTTCAAGCAAGGCGCGAACATGGCCATCATCGGCGGCACCGTACTTGACTACACCAACTCCAGCCTCAAGTTCAGTGCCTACGACGGCTCCATGAACACCCAGATCGACAATTTCCAACAATTGTTGCCTTCAATCTGTGGAGCACAGCAGA ATTGCGAGGAATATTTGGCGAAGTCCCTGTTTGTGTTTCAGATGGGGGAGAATGACTACAGCATTCAGCTGGTGAATGGATCCACGGTAGATGAGGCCAGCAAGAACATACCCAGAATAGTTAACACCATCATATACGGTGTAGAG GAATTAATCAAACTCGGCGCAGTTGACATTGTGGTGTCAAACATTGCTCCGATGGGATGCTTTCCATTGTACCTGAACATGTTCGAGAGCTCCAACAAAAGTGACTATGACAAGTACGGGTGCTTGAGAAACCATAATGCCTTGTTCAATAGGCACAATTCTTTCCTTCGGAGTAGCCTCTCAAAGCTTCAAATGAAGCATCCACACACAAGGATCATGTATGCCGACCCTGCGAGTCACATCTACCAAATAGTGCAAGATCCCAGAAAATTCG ACTGA
- the LOC123165907 gene encoding F-box/LRR-repeat protein At3g26922, with protein MPPPATAQGTLGATAAVLAELLHPGRDPDEADEILARLLFCTHHTLPDPPVSAAARLSALPSGDAVDRVSRLPDALLRSIVSLLPVKDAARTAALSRRWRGVWRSAPLVLADADLSPSPAAPALSRVLEAHPGPFRCVHPTGSCTEESRHLLGPWLQLLAAKAVQELVLVNRRRPLDVVLPATFLRTATLTRLHLCFWKFPSTAGLPPGVSFPNLRELGLYSVVVEGRDLDFMLDRSPVLETLCLEGNLFTLRLRLVSQSLRCVQIIGSFLEEIFVVNAPLLERLINLEGWTHEAGCTKVKIGHAPKLQLLAYLQLDTRNHVLEIGNTIIKAGTKVSPRTMVTSVTVLALEVRFGVRNDAKMIPSVLGCFPNVETLYIKSGQPDQSTGKLNQKFWHDSGAIECIRSRIKRLIFHDFQGGRSELAFLKYFVESALMLKQVVILLSTGSTLPAEEVHSKMANVKRAGEISIALVTGYSELQGRYKRGSEFSLGELFSLMKFPCANY; from the exons atgccgccgccggcgacggcccAGGGCACCCTAGGGGCGACGGCCGCGGTGCTGGCCGAGCTCCTGCACCCCGGGCGCGACCCAGACGAGGCGGACGAGATCTTGGCCCGCCTGCTCTTCTGCACCCACCACACCCTCCCCGACCCgcccgtctccgccgccgcccgcctctccgCCCTCCCCTCCGGCGACGCCGTCGACCGCGTCAGCCGCCTCCCCGACGCGCTTCTCCGCAGCATCGTCTCACTCCTGCCCGTCAAGGACGCCGCGCGCACGGCCGCGCTCTCCCGCCGCTGGCGCGGGGTCTGGCGCTCCGCCCCGCTCGTCCTCGCCGACGCGGACCTCTCCCCCTCCCCGGCCGCCCCCGCCCTGTCCCGCGTCCTCGAGGCGCACCCGGGGCCCTTCCGCTGCGTCCACCCCACCGGCAGCTGCACGGAGGAGTCCCGCCACCTGCTCGGGCCCTGGCTCCAGCTCCTCGCCGCCAAGGCCGTGCAGGAGCTCGTCCTCGTCAACCGCCGGCGCCCGCTCGACGTCGTCCTCCCCGCCACGTTCCTGCGCACGGCCACCCTCACCCGCCTCCACCTCTGCTTCTGGAAGTTCCCCAGCACGGCCGGGCTCCCGCCGGGCGTCTCTTTCCCCAACCTCCGTGAGCTCGGGCTGTACAGCGTCGTCGTGGAGGGCCGGGATCTGGACTTCATGCTCGACAGGAGCCCGGTGCTGGAGACGCTCTGCCTCGAAGGGAACCTGTTCACGCTCCGGCTGCGCCTTGTCAGCCAAAGCCTCCGGTGCGTGCAGATCATCGGGTCCTTCTTGGAGGAGATCTTCGTGGTGAACGCCCCACTCCTTGAGCGCCTCATCAATTTGGAAGGCTGGACCCATGAGGCCGGCTGCACCAAGGTCAAGATTGGCCATGCCCCCAAGCTGCAATTGTTGGCATACTTGCAGTTGGACACACGGAATCACGTCCTGGAGATCGGCAACACAATCATCAAG GCTGGTACAAAGGTGAGCCCAAGAACCATGGTAACAAGTGTGACAGTCCTGGCTTTGGAGGTGCGTTTCGGAGTGCGCAATGATGCCAAGATGATTCCCAGTGTCCTCGGATGCTTTCCTAATGTCGAGACGCTCTACATCAAG TCTGGACAGCCTGATCAATCCACTGGCAAGCTCAACCAAAAGTTCTGGCACGACTCTGGTGCCATAGAATGCATCCGGTCACGCATCAAGCGGCTGATTTTCCATGATTTCCAAGGGGGTCGAAGTGAGCTCGCCTTCCTCAAATACTTCGTCGAGAGTGCATTGATGCTCAAGCAGGTGGTGATCCTGTTGTCCACTGGCTCCACTTTGCCGGCGGAGGAGGTGCATTCCAAAATGGCGAATGTGAAACGGGCAGGTGAAATCTCCATAGCGCTGGTCACTGGCTATTCTGAACTTCAAGGACGTTACAAGAGAGGGTCTGAATTTTCTCTTGGCGAGCTTTTTTCCCTTATGAAATTTCCTTGTGCAAACTACTGA
- the LOC123167312 gene encoding pentatricopeptide repeat-containing protein At5g39710, giving the protein MAAARQAAGASGSLHQHPVQHAHLAALLNPTPRTPPLPPPLRRRHLPLSPQAASRLAASFPPLPLLLALLSALRLLPSPPPPRPFDALIRAYASLPSPSLAAAALAFARSAGYAPSLPAYNAVLLALSDASLASARRFLEGSMLRAGVAPNVYTYNILVRALCARGRREEALAAVVDGDMRAAGCAPNAVTYNTLVAAFCRAGDVGGAERLVAAMREAGVRPSLVTFNTVVNGMCKAGRMEDARKVFDGMAREGLAPDGVSYNTLVSGYCKAGCLHEALTVFSEMSQKGVAPDVVTFTSLIHAMCRAGNLERAVALVGQMKERGLRMNEIAFTALIDGFCKNGFLDDALLALKEMRECRIKPSVVCYNALINGYCKLGRMDEARELVDEMEAKGVKPDVVTYSTILSGYCKIGDTDSAFELNRKMLKKGVIPDAITYSSLIRGLCEEKRLSDACELFEKMLQLGLQPDEFTYTILIDGHCKEWDVEKALSLHDEMIKKGVLPDVVTYSVLIDGLSKSARTKEAQRLLFKLYYEDPVPDNIKYEALMRCCRKAEFKSVVALLKGFSMKGLMNEADKVYQSMLDRGWKLDGSVYAVLIHGHCRGGNVLKALNFHKKMLQCGFPPNSTSTISLVRGLFEEGMTVEADTVIQELLNCCSLADAETSKALIDLNRNEGNVDAVVDVLRGMTRDGLLPSSG; this is encoded by the coding sequence ATGGCGGCCGCGCGGCAAGCGGCGGGCGCGTCCGGCAGCCTCCACCAGCACCCGGTGCAGCATGCGCACCTCGCGGCGCTCCTCAACCCGACCCCGCGCACGCCGCCCCTCCCGCCCCCGCTCCGCCGGCGCCACCTCCCGCTCTCGCCCCAGGCCGCCTCCCGCCTCGCGGCCTCCTTCCCGCCGCTGCCGCTCCTCCTCGCGCTGCTCTCCGCGCTCCGCCTCctcccttccccgccgccgccgcggcccttcGACGCGCTCATCAGGGCCtacgcctccctcccctccccgtCCCTCGCCGCCGCGGCGCTCGCGTTCGCCAGGTCGGCGGGCTACGCGCCCTCCCTCCCCGCCTACAACGCCGTGCTCCTCGCGCTCTCCGACGCCTCGCTCGCCTCCGCGCGGCGCTTCCTCGAGGGCTCCATGCTCCGCGCCGGCGTGGCCCCCAACGTGTACACCTACAACATCCTCGTCCGCGCGCTCTGCGCCCGCGGCCGCCGCGAGGAGGCGCTCGCGGCCGTCGTGGACGGCGACATGCGCGCCGCGGGGTGCGCGCCCAACGCCGTCACCTACAACACGCTCGTCGCCGCGTTCTGCAGGGCCGGGGACGTGGGCGGCGCGGAGAGGCTCGTCGCCGCGATGCGGGAGGCCGGGGTGAGGCCGAGCCTGGTGACCTTCAACACGGTGGTGAACGGGATGTGCAAGGCGGGGAGGATGGAGGACGCGCGCAAGGTGTTCGACGGAATGGCGAGGGAGGGGTTGGCCCCCGATGGGGTCAGTTATAACACCTTGGTGAGTGGGTACTGCAAGGCAGGCTGCCTGCATGAGGCGCTGACGGTGTTCTCAGAGATGTCTCAGAAAGGGGTTGCACCAGATGTTGTGACGTTTACGTCGCTTATCCATGCGATGTGCAGGGCTGGGAACTTGGAGCGGGCAGTGGCCCTGGTGGGGCAGATGAAGGAGAGGGGCCTCCGGATGAATGAGATCGCTTTCACAGCACTGATAGACGGGTTCTGCAAGAACGGGTTCTTGGATGACGCATTGCTCGCACTGAAGGAGATGAGGGAATGCAGGATCAAGCCTTCAGTAGTGTGCTACAATGCGCTTATCAATGGTTACTGCAAGTTAGGAAGAATGGACGAAGCGAGGGAGTTGGTCGATGAAATGGAGGCTAAAGGAGTGAAGCCTGACGTCGTGACATATAGTACAATTCTCAGTGGGTACTGTAAGATTGGTGATACAGATTCTGCATTTGAATTGAACCGGAAAATGCTGAAAAAAGGCGTGATTCCAGATGCAATCACCTACTCATCGCTCATAAGGGGTCTTTGCGAGGAGAAAAGACTCAGTGATGCATGTGAACTCTTTGAGAAGATGCTTCAACTTGGCCTACAGCCTGATGAATTTACTTATACAATACTGATTGATGGCCATTGCAAGGAGTGGGATGTTGAGAAAGCTCTTTCTCTGCACGATGAGATGATAAAGAAAGGAGTTCTCCCTGATGTTGTGACATACAGTGTGCTTATAGATGGGCTTAGCAAGTCAGCACGTACAAAGGAAGCACAACGGTTACTCTTCAAGCTGTACTACGAAGACCCTGTTCCAGACAATATTAAATATGAGGCTCTGATGCGTTGTTGCAGGAAAGCTGAGTTCAAGAGTGTGGTGGCTCTTCTTAAGGGATTTTCCATGAAAGGCTTGATGAATGAAGCCGACAAAGTTTACCAGTCAATGTTGGACAGAGGTTGGAAGCTGGATGGTTCAGTGTATGCTGTACTCATTCATGGGCATTGTCGGGGAGGAAATGTTCTGAAGGCTCTCAACTTCCATAAGAAAATGCTGCAGTGTGGTTTTCCTCCTAATTCAACAAGCACTATTTCATTGGTTAGGGGCCTATTTGAAGAGGGGATGACTGTTGAAGCAGATACCGTGATTCAGGAGTTGCTGAATTGCTGTTCGCTAGCAGATGCAGAAACATCGAAGGCCCTTATTGATCTCAATCGGAACGAAGGTAACGTGGACGCTGTGGTTGATGTCCTCCGTGGCATGACAAGGGATGGGCTACTTCCAAGCTCAGGGTGA